Genomic segment of Diachasmimorpha longicaudata isolate KC_UGA_2023 chromosome 14, iyDiaLong2, whole genome shotgun sequence:
TACAATAATGCACCCAAATgcgataatataaataattaagtgGTCGGGGGAAAGGCataagttaattaattagaatatGAAATTCGATCGATAATCAAATAATCGTATTGTCATCGACCAACACTCGACTGAGTGAACAGTtcgatattttaaaatttttttatcatttattatttatatatttacaaatattaaaaattactaCAAATAAGGGTTTCCTTGGGAACCGAAAAATGGGGCGAATTTGGTTTATATTAGAAAAATGGCTTTTTGGTCTCCCCTcgactatttttttaatgcacttCAAAAGGAAAGAGGGGGTGTGCGCCGACTGGGTCGACAGAATGTAAATAACGACGAAATAAGGAGAAATGAGTATGCACCCCTTCGCTGTTGTGTTCACTCGACCGTCACGTATTTCCCGAACCCATAGTACTACCCGTTAACACATCCACGGGGTGAGGCGAGGGGTGAGTGGAAGCAGAAGGGATGAGGTGACGCGGCGCCGGGACGTCCGGCCATTCCACGTCCGGAGGACGAGAGGACGCGCAGGAAAAAAAGGCAATGGACAGCAAACCACTGGATATTGGGCCGTCCTTATACCAAGAAGCCCATCATCGGATCCGTTACGCTATATcgaattttttgattgaattcTATCGTGCAtttcctccctccctcccccacaGCCGATCCCCATCGCcatcattttatcatttttatttctttcaggGGTAATTCGAGTAGGACAAGGCTATTCCAGAGTTTGAAAATACGAACCACCgaagtcaatgaaaattttatggctTCAGCAGCTGTTGTCCTCATTTTCTCAACTATCCAATCCCCAAGTTTTGTGAAAATGTTGTTAAAATACTGACAAAAAGAAAAGGGGAGGTGTATTAATTCTTTTATGGTCGTCTCTGGAAATTTGTCGCGTGATTCGtggagaattgaaaataatttgcaaGGGCTGGTTGAGAATGTCACGGCCAATCCGACAATTCCTAGGGAAATAAAGTTTCTGTTAGTTCAGTGTTATTGAATTTGCGATAGAAATAGTAAATTGTTGTATTGAAGGAAACGGTAATTGAAATAAGTTGAAAAGGGTGAAATATATTAAAGCAATTCACACCAGGTATGGAGTGAAAAACCTGGACGTCAGTGGAATATTTCGTACTCTGGGGTCTTGAATAACAGGTGATCTCATATTCTTTGACGTCCTCAGGGGCAGCTGTACTGCGCTGACAATTTTCAGCTCGAATTTCCCCCATCGCCttgggaatttttatcgaGTGTCTGCTCCGAGGTAGTTTGTGTATTATTCTgttgtaattattaattttcatagcgATAAATAAATGTCACGTACAGGATTccacattaaaatttttttcattggtaaATCACCCCTTTCACCCCTTTTTACCCCCCTGAAGAGGAACAGGACTGGATTCCGTCCTCGACACGACCACCAAACTTCCAGTAAAATTCCAATTCTTCTCTCAGAGTTTCCACGAAGTGAGTTTCCACTGTTCCAGTGACTGCATGAACCCATTCCCTGAATTCGACAGACATGTGACTTGGTCAACATGAAATGCCAATTAGGAGTTGCGATAGAAAAAGACGAAGTCACGAGGAAATACTCGTCAGTGGTATTTTGGCACGGGTTTCGTGATATTTCTGATACCGAAAATAATCCACCAGTTGAGTAAATTgggaaaataaatagagaCCTAGTTCGTGGTCAAATTCCACCGAAATTTTCCGAAATAACTCggggtaaataattattacgaGATACGGTAAAGATTTCTTTTACGAGATTTTTTATAGCAAGTAAAAATACTGGAAAATCCCAATGCAGTCCAGAAATGGGTTAATCTTCGAATCTTTTGTTGTACTTTTCGCAGAATCACCGATAACTTTAACGATTGGTGTAAAAATTATCCTCAAATGAAGTAAATTTtcccctagaaaaaaatacaattcaatatttctctggaattttttctctggagtgaaaacaaaaattaccaCAACAGCAGCTCCCACACGTgcgttgaaaaaaaacattttgtgctaaaaaatatttaatttgcaTTAGTATGTGTTCTGAAAATATTAGTATAGATTTTCTAGGACTTGTACTAAGGAAAAGGGAATTTTTCTCAGGACAATTaccgattttttattgtacccTTTATCGTATCTGTAGACATTCCTTCGATATTTCGCCCTCGTAAATCCAGAAAAAACCATTGACCCATTAACAAATCGCCCATCCCCATTCGCATCCCCTTCTTCACATTTTGGGCAACTAATTCCATTAGTGCGTGAACTGACTCATACCCCTCGGGGTGTTTTACCCTATCTCTCCGGTTGGGGATTGGATCATAACAGAGGGTGCAACGCTGACAAAAGGAGAACGAGGGGATGGCATCATTCAAGTCAATCCTGCAACGTAAATCGGCCGATTCACTGCGTTCCAGCGTCTTTGAGCTTTTCTGTGTTATGAGGGTAGATACCACCCCTCCAATCGATTGCGGTATCATCACAGGGGATGGCAGAGGGAGTGCAGACGCCTGGCGCCAACGCGACTATTGGCGCCGACGAGCTTTTCCTCCTGCAATATTTGGCTCCaaacgacaatttttttttcattttaaacatCACAGTCAAGCTCATTGTCTTCGAGCCCCTGCGAAATTAACATACCAGCgctgatgaataatttatgtctattaattaataacaatgaTGAAATTGcttcccaaaaaaattcagagttccaggcggagaaaaaaaatcgataaaaattctaattaaggACTTTCCAGTATCTTCAacgatttatcaattaaattacagcaataaataaacaatttaaataaaaaaatcataaggaGTTATCGTCATTAAAATTACGTTTATGCTCATCATAATTTAATCCAGTGGGGAAAAtaaggaatattttaaatggaaatgaatcaagaaataattataatacaaAAACCCAGTGAATTGGACTTtactttcttttattattaatatgacaCGAGGAAGCGACGTCCGCACTCTAAACACCGGTCACTAAGCCAAAGGATATCGTCATCTATCGACACAGAACTCTCAGTTCCAGTAATCCAtataatccaataattttcttttgctTTTTCAGTTCCACTTATCGTCGAGTGGAATTCAGTGGTACCTTAAGGTGAATATTCTCCTCCTGCAATTGCTGAGTATTTTCATTCTATCCGTCCCACACCAAAATCCGCACACAGTAAATCCACGGAATAATCTGAAATGCAGTTTCACAGGTGGAAATATGAAGCTCGTAAATCATGAATGGGAGTTAGCGCTCTATTAATTACAACTGTAGCAGTTCTCATCGCGACACTTTCAGGGCTCGGTCTTTGGCGTCGATTCAAGAAATTGATGATTCGTGAGGAAGAGCTAAAAGGTAAGAcaaatatttgtaattttgtcatttatttttaatttcttcagTGAAAGGCAGGGagtgaggaggggggggggggttgacGCCCCAGGACCTCGCTTCCccgaatttaaatatttttgacagTGTGACATAAAAgacataataaaatgctgcCATTTGCACATAAATCACGTATTGCATTCgcaatttttacgaaatcctCGTGGAGGACAAATGCGTGAGGAGATGTGGAGGGGTAAAATACACGATGAATAACATCCTCATAGGGTGGGTAGGGGGAGGGTGATAGGGGTTGGATAGGGAATGTCGAGACGCTTGGCGCCACATTGCCGCGACCCAAATAACAATAATGCTTTCATGTCGGGTACCGATGGACGTTGGGATGCTGAAGCCGTTTTAGTAAGTCGTAATACTGGTTTTGATACTCACCCTGGGGCGATTATATGAAATAATGGCCTAAATGTCGGTCTTGGCATTGTTCTTGGTCATAATGAAGCTCTTCGGATTTGACTGTGCAGTTTTAGCTCTGAATCTTGTCGTATCAGAAATAAGCGATCGATGTTATTTTCTAAGACATCCTCGAAAAATGGAATGATCCCTAATTCGGGGGCTTTTAGCTCCGGGGCCCgagggcccaggagccgagaaaaacgcgaagaagGGAGACaccgactttagagaatttaattgaatgtaTTGTGATGTGATTAGGAGGAAACAAACGTCTCCCAAATTCTGGAATTGATCCCTAAATCGTCCTGAATGACAGAGATTATAGCAGAGATTGCTGATGCTTATGGAGTAGGTTCAACAGCGAAATATTGTAGTGGTGGTGCATGAACGACGATGAGGAATGTGCCTGTTGGTAAGGTATCACCTGGGAGTCCATGGCAGGCCCTTTGCGATTCCTATAaagctccgggaattttctaaaatcgaagggttcgtttttcttggctcctgtgcctcctactGCCAGCACAGGTAGCTGCGTTGTCCGTTGTCGTAATACCTTACCAACAGGCACGTTCACGTTCGTAGTTCATGCGCCACCACTACCAAATTTAGAGGTTAGGGCTGCTCCATAAGCATTAGCAATTCCTCGTATAACCTTTGTAGACGATACCCAAATGTTCTAATGCTAAATCATTAGGCAGTCGATTCCACACCTTCTAATGATACGTACGTCCAATAAATTTAGTTAAAAACCAGCTCATCTACTGTGAATATATTGTCGACGTATTGTTGACCTAGGTGTGGTGGAAGAGTTTAAGTTAGGTGGTTCCAGATCAGCTGATCTTCACTGGTGACGAGTGGCAAAATCATGTTCGACAACGCGGTGGAGCCCCACAATGACGAGGAAGTGGAAATGGACGAGGGAAATGGGGAGAATGACACTGAAGAAGGTAAGAAGGTCTGGAGAAGGTCCAGAGGGTCTCTCTCCCCTGACAGTCTATTTTCCAAGGTGACAGACACTTGACAGTGACAGACAACACCATCGTTAAAATAAATCCCTcataattgtaattaatttagaGAATGTCTATTTCTCCAGAATTTCAGTCGTTGAATGCACAGCTGGACCAGCTCAACTCTGCGCTGGATACGATGGAAATGAAAGCTGATAATATTCACGCTGAACTAGTGGAATTATTGAAATCCAACCAGGAAACGAGAAAGCAGTTTCAGGATAGTgtgaagagagagaaaatatccCCAGACTCCCAGCAATAATTACAAACGaacgtaaaaatattttccattccctcaattattaatttagcTCTATTGAACTATTTCAGAGATGTAATTGAACCAGAGTAGgaattgtattaaaaaaaattgtgtttatGATTTTATGGAGTAGTTTCTCATATACAGGACTAgagttaaaatttaaaaatatttaaaacgaTAATTATGGTATAcgaggaaatattttattgttaagGCTTGATGCAAGTACAATAAAAATAGGATCTGAAAGTACAAAAAAAGTTGgcataatttaaattttccatttacggtcaggaaaattttccaatgaacAAAATTTGGTTAAATATTTAGCTCTGAtgaattcaaaatgaaaaagtaaaaGCAGAAAACATCAGTTCCTCGAATTTCCTGAAGTCGATCTCCTCGATCAAGTGGACATTCGGCTCGTTCTGCTGGAGGTGATCCAGCACCACCTGGCCCCTTGTCCTCGTCCCCCGGAGCTCGATGTCTGCGTGATAGTCCGTTTTCTTAATCACTAGGTCGGGATTCAGGAGAACAGCTGCTGTAAAGGCATCACAGGGTCTGTAGAACTCTTTTTTCGTCTGTTTTAAGTAGACTCCCCCTTCCACTTTATTTATCAGTTCAACTACTTTGGTGAGCTCCTTCCCAAGGATATTATCCCTCCAGTGCTGATTAATAATCGTTATTTATTGTTACTTGGCAATGAGAATGATATAAGATAATAATTGTACTATACGTGATCCTCAGATATTCACAAGGACTTTTTCTAGAAATTTATGAATCCTTTTTGTATTCTGAATTCGTTCTTACGTGTGTTATCGTAGATTTAATACATGTTTCCCATGGAAGTAACCACAGGGGTTTGATATTACTCCCCAGAACGATGTGGACGCTCTCACAATCTGCGAAGAAATTGAATTCCGCTTGGCAGGAGGCGTTTCCTACAGCTG
This window contains:
- the LOC135169083 gene encoding bublin coiled-coil protein-like yields the protein MFDNAVEPHNDEEVEMDEGNGENDTEEEFQSLNAQLDQLNSALDTMEMKADNIHAELVELLKSNQETRKQFQDSVKREKISPDSQQ
- the LOC135169079 gene encoding uncharacterized protein LOC135169079, which codes for MGEIRAENCQRSTAAPEDVKEYEITCYSRPQSTKYSTDVQVFHSIPGIVGLAVTFSTSPCKLFSILHESRDKFPETTIKELIHLPFSFCQYFNNIFTKLGDWIVEKMRTTAAEAIKFSLTSVVRIFKLWNSLVLLELPLKEIKMIK